The following proteins are co-located in the Silene latifolia isolate original U9 population chromosome 1, ASM4854445v1, whole genome shotgun sequence genome:
- the LOC141591930 gene encoding uncharacterized protein LOC141591930 gives MSATTTPTTFSPSLQVTGPQLTVRSSSPSNLTITSRHRPSFPILRALPNNLSSVDSGLSSELDAVSNFSEIVPDTVIFDDFERFPPTAATVSSSLLLGILSLPDTIFKSAVDTALADNACARIERPDIRMSCFFNKALVNVGTDLAKLVPGRVSTEVDSRLAYDTHGIVRKVHDLLKLYNDFDIPAERLLFKIPSTWQGIEAARVLESEGIQTHLTFVYSFAQAAAAAQAGASVIQIFVGRIRDWARNHAGDPEIEAALKRGEDPGLALATKAYNYIHKYGHKSKLMAAAVRNKQDLFSLVGVDYIIAPLKVLQSLKESTTSPDEKYGFVRRLSPESAAAFEFSKEELVKWDQKSLASAMGPAAVELLAAGIDGYANQANRVEDLFGKIWPPPNV, from the exons ATGTCAGCTACAACTACACCAACCACCTTCTCTCCCTCTCTTCAG GTGACTGGACCTCAACTGACCGTCCGATCTTCTTCACCATCTAATCTCACAATCACTTCCCGACACCGCCCCTCGTTTCCTATTCTCCGCGCTTTGCCTAACAACCTCTCTTCTGTCGACTCCG GTTTAAGTAGTGAGCTAGATGCGGTATCAAATTTCAGTGAGATAGTTCCTGATACTGTCATTTTCGACGATTTTGAGAG GTTTCCTCCAACTGCAGCTACGGTTAGCTCGTCGCTTTTGCTAGGCATTTTGAGCCTCCCTGACACTATTTTCAAG AGTGCGGTCGACACTGCGCTGGCTGATAATGCCTGTGCTAGAATTGAAAGGCCTGATATTAGAATGTCATGTTTTTTCAATAAG GCGCTAGTAAATGTTGGGACTGATTTGGCTAAGCTAGTACCTGGTAGGGTGTCGACTGAGGTGGATTCTCGCCTAGCTTATGATACTCATGGGATTGTTCGCAAG GTGCATGATCTGTTGAAGCTATACAATGATTTTGACATCCCAGCAGAGCGTCTGCTGTTCAAAATTCCTTCAACATGGCAG GGTATAGAGGCTGCAAGGGTGCTGGAATCTGAAGGCATACAAACTCACCTAACATTTGTTTATAG CTTTGCTCAAGCTGCTGCAGCAGCACAAGCAGGAGCATCTGTCATTCAAATCTTTGTGGGTCGCATAAGG GATTGGGCTCGCAATCACGCTGGCGACCCTGAAATAGAAGCTGCTCTAAAAAGAGGAGAGGATCCTGGATTGGCATTG GCGACAAAAGCATACAATTACATTCATAAATACGGCCACAAATCAAAGCTAATGGCTGCAGCAGTTCGCAATAAGCAGGACCTGTTTAGTCTTGTTGG TGTTGATTATATCATCGCGCCACTAAAAGTTCTTCAGTCGCTTAAAGAATCGACGACTTCCCCAGATGAGAAGTATGGATTTGTGAGGAGACTTTCCCCTGAATCTGCTGCTGCTTTTGAGTTTAGTAAAGAAGAG CTTGTGAAGTGGGACCAGAAAAGCTTGGCATCAGCGATGGGGCCTGCTGCCGTGGAGCTTCTTGCAGCGGGCATTGATGGTTACGCTAATCAAGCAAATAGAGTTGAGGATTTATTTGGGAAGATTTGGCCGCCTCCTAATGTCTGA
- the LOC141591938 gene encoding putative xyloglucan galactosyltransferase GT19, giving the protein MAPQKTHHFFTIKILTITILSLLHQISAVDQTQTQDTDCTNRWIHIRKLPTKFNTDLLSNCSSYYPLFDDFCPYLSNHGLGHKTHNRSHSWYRTDSHMLELIFHRRMLEYPCLTSDPNAADAVYVPYYTSLDAMRYLYGDEYNSSHLHGMKLYSYLTSHDPGTWDRFRGHDHFLVMARTAWDFSQPLPPDRAGGDAKAVGSWDGDGDGEGRLWGTSFLMSPEFFNVTALTLESRAWPWQEQAIPHPTSFHPPSLALLESWVLRVRRSRRSSLMLFAGGGGTASSGNPNIRRSIREECGVNSSKVDISGRFQKVCDIVDCSNGICEHDPIRYMKPMLEASFCLQPPGETPARRSTFDGMVAGCIPVFFEDQSAKTQFKWHLPPAEFGEFSVTIPKEDVVFKGIKIVDVLMGIPKAKVRRMREKVMEMIPKVMYRKHGSSLGLRTKKDAFDIAIEGTLQRIKERLTQVFDANSNDIK; this is encoded by the exons ATGGCACCCCAAAAAACCCACCATTTTTTCACCATTAAAATCCTCACAATCACCATTCTCTCTCTTCTACATCAGATCTCAGCCGTTGATCAAACCCAAACCCAAGATACAGACTGTACAAACCGTTGGATCCATATCCGAAAACTACCCACAAAATTCAACACAGACCTTTTATCAAACTGCTCCTCATATTATCCATTATTCGACGATTTTTGTCCGTATTTATCGAACCATGGGTTGGGTCACAAGACACATAACCGTTCGCATTCATGGTATCGAACGGATTCACATATGTTGGAATTAATTTTCCACCGTCGTATGCTTGAATACCCTTGTTTAACATCTGATCCCAATGCAGCAGATGCGGTATACGTCCCGTATTATACCTCGCTGGACGCGATGAGGTATTTATACGGGGACGAGTATAATTCCTCCCATTTACACGGGATGAAATTATACTCGTATCTTACGTCCCACGACCCCGGAACCTGGGACAGGTTCCGCGGACATGACCATTTTTTAGTCATGGCCCGTACCGCGTGGGACTTTTCGCAACCCCTCCCGCCCGATCGGGCGGGAGGGGATGCGAAAGCGGTAGGGTCGTGGGACGGGGATGGGGATGGGGAAGGGAGGTTATGGGGGACATCGTTTCTGATGTCCCCCGAGTTTTTTAATGTTACGGCATTGACCTTAGAGAGTCGGGCGTGGCCTTGGCAGGAACAAGCTATACCTCATCCGACGTCGTTTCATCCACCTAGTTTAGCTTTATTGGAGTCGTGGGTGTTGAGGGTTAGACGGTCGAGACGGAGTTCGCTTATGTTGTTTGCTGGTGGTGGTGGGACCGCGTCTTCTGGAAACCCGAATATTAGGAGGAGTATTAGAGAGGAATGTGGGGTGAATTCGAGTAAGGTTGATATTTCTGGACGGTTTCAGAAGGTTTGTGATATTGTTGATTGTTCTAACGGTATTTGTGAACATGATCCTATCAG GTACATGAAACCAATGCTGGAGGCGAGTTTCTGCTTACAACCACCAGGGGAAACACCAGCAAGGCGGTCAACATTTGACGGGATGGTTGCAGGTTGCATACCCGTTTTCTTTGAGGACCAGTCAGCAAAAACTCAGTTCAAATGGCATCTTCCGCCAGCAGAATTTGGGGAGTTTTCAGTGACAATACCAAAGGAGGATGTGGTGTTTAAAGGGATAAAGATAGTGGACGTATTGATGGGGATACCGAAAGCCAAGGTGAGGAGAATGAGGGAGAAGGTGATGGAGATGATACCGAAAGTAATGTATCGGAAACATGGTAGTTCACTCGGGTTGAGGACTAAGAAGGATGCCTTTGATATCGCTATTGAAGGTACATTGCAAAGGATTAAAGAACGGTTGACCCAGGTTTTTGATGCTAACTCGAATGATATCAAGTAA